TAATTGGTAAACTCGTTCGTAATCAAGTGGTGGAATTTCACGATTTTCTTTTGGACTTAGCCCTGAAAGCCATGCTTTTCGAGCGTGTACGATAAAATCATTTGAATAGGGTTGGATTTTCTCAATAAAGTCACATAAAAATGCATAGCTATCCAGCTCATCAATACCGATACGATGTTTTACGGTGACAGGAATTTCAACGGCATCTTGCATCGCTTTAATGCAATCAGCAACAAGGCCGGCTTTTCCCATTAAACAAGCACCAAACATTCCGTTTTGTACGCGATCAGAAGGGCAACCCACATTTAAATTGACTTCAGCATAACCTCTTTCCTGTACTAGTTTAGCACAGTGCGCTAATTGAGCAGGATCGCTCCCGCCTAATTGGAGTGCGACAGGATTCTCAGCAGGATCATATTCTAACAAATCATATTTTGCATGAATGATAGCCGGTGCAGTAATCATTTCCGTATATAGCAAAGCATGTTGGCTAAATTGGCGATGAAAGTAGCGGCAATGGCGAGTCGTCCAATCTAACATAGGGGCAACAGAAAACCGCCCTGAATAAAATTGATTTTGCATATTTTGAGTTAATTTAAAAAGAAACAAGCGGTTTAATTTTTGTTGAGATTCGCAAAAAAGCAATCAAAATTAACCGCTTGTAAGATAACGCTAGAATGGCGTGAATCATACTACAAAACAGCAAAATTGTCCTGATTTTCCCTAAAAATACATTATTAGTATAGATAGGTGAAATCTATGAAGTTACTATATATAGTGTTTTACATGCCGTAAATGCACTAGATATTGATTTTAATAAGTTGAAAAATATTTTCCTTTATAAATCAAAGGGCTAATAAAAAACATCTTTGTCAAGACTTGTTCTTCTAAAAAATTTTACCTAAAATCTCCACCTCTTTTAAGGAAAAATCATAGAGCAGCAGTATGAAAAGAAGAAATCTCTTTGAAAAACGCTTGAATATCAAGCCATACGAATACCCAGAACTC
This genomic window from Actinobacillus porcitonsillarum contains:
- the dusA gene encoding tRNA dihydrouridine(20/20a) synthase DusA, whose amino-acid sequence is MQNQFYSGRFSVAPMLDWTTRHCRYFHRQFSQHALLYTEMITAPAIIHAKYDLLEYDPAENPVALQLGGSDPAQLAHCAKLVQERGYAEVNLNVGCPSDRVQNGMFGACLMGKAGLVADCIKAMQDAVEIPVTVKHRIGIDELDSYAFLCDFIEKIQPYSNDFIVHARKAWLSGLSPKENREIPPLDYERVYQLKRDFPHLNISINGGIKTIEEIKHHLQFVDGVMIGREAYQNPSLLGEIDSQIFNENKPLVTAREAVEKMLPYIEKELAKGVYLNHIVRHMLGAFQNCKGARQWRRHLSENACKAGAGVEVVEQALSFVQEN